Proteins co-encoded in one Saprospira grandis genomic window:
- the aspS gene encoding aspartate--tRNA ligase, translated as MSKYRSHHCNELNASHLEQEVRLAGWVADIRHLSKSLSFITIRDHYGKTQLVFSEEQGQAFELARSLKPESVILVKGIVRSRGKDVNPDMATGEIEVEVQELTIDSLVEQLPFQLHEQPNEDLRLKYRFIDLRRNELQEALKLRFKLMMEIRTFLAQKGFLEIQTPILTASSPEGARDYVVPSRLYPGQFYALPQAPQQYKQLLMCSGIDKYFQIAPCFRDENARADRSPGEFYQLDMEMAFIEQDELFALLEEMYEYLLPKVTKKKMQEFPFPRIKFNDSMEWYGSDKPDIRFEMKMKELTPLFEHSGFKVYQEMFKTGQVVKAILVEGGASQSRKFFDKAQKEAKEKGAFGIGYLQYKDGEVKGSVAKPLSEEEIAAIAEQMGAKTGDAVILMAGSRNLVNKALGHVRVWVAQQMGLADEDTLAFCWIVDFPMYEYDEEAEKWDFSHNPFSMPQGEMEALDQAAASGNYGDVLAYQYDIVCNGIELSSGAIRNHRPDIMYKAFDIVGYSREVVDERFGHMISAFKYGAPPHGGIAPGLDRMVMIFADKENIREVIAFPLNQQAKDPMMGSPAPIMPEQWEELQLQVVPKKEEAK; from the coding sequence ATGTCTAAATATAGATCACATCATTGTAATGAATTGAATGCTAGCCACCTAGAACAAGAGGTGCGCCTAGCGGGTTGGGTGGCCGATATCCGCCACCTCAGTAAATCGCTGTCTTTTATTACGATTCGCGACCATTACGGCAAGACCCAATTGGTATTTTCTGAGGAACAAGGCCAGGCTTTTGAGCTCGCCCGCAGCCTCAAGCCCGAAAGTGTTATCCTTGTGAAAGGAATTGTGCGCTCTCGCGGAAAAGATGTGAACCCCGATATGGCCACCGGAGAAATTGAGGTGGAAGTGCAAGAATTGACCATTGATTCTTTGGTGGAACAACTCCCTTTTCAGTTGCATGAGCAACCCAATGAAGACCTTCGCCTGAAGTATCGCTTTATCGACCTGCGCCGCAATGAGCTGCAAGAAGCCCTCAAGTTGCGCTTTAAGTTGATGATGGAGATCCGTACTTTTTTGGCCCAAAAAGGCTTTTTGGAAATCCAAACGCCTATTCTCACCGCTTCTTCGCCCGAAGGTGCCCGCGATTATGTGGTGCCCTCTCGCCTTTATCCCGGCCAATTTTATGCCCTCCCTCAGGCCCCTCAGCAGTATAAGCAGCTGTTGATGTGCTCTGGTATTGATAAATATTTCCAGATTGCACCCTGCTTCCGCGATGAAAACGCCCGTGCAGACCGCTCTCCCGGCGAGTTCTATCAGCTGGATATGGAAATGGCCTTTATTGAGCAAGATGAACTTTTTGCCCTCCTCGAAGAGATGTACGAATACCTCTTGCCCAAGGTGACCAAAAAGAAAATGCAGGAGTTTCCCTTCCCTCGGATCAAGTTCAATGACTCGATGGAGTGGTACGGCTCCGATAAGCCCGATATCCGCTTCGAGATGAAGATGAAGGAGCTCACGCCCTTGTTTGAGCATTCTGGTTTTAAGGTCTATCAAGAGATGTTTAAGACGGGCCAAGTGGTCAAGGCTATTTTGGTAGAAGGTGGTGCCAGCCAATCTCGTAAGTTCTTTGACAAGGCCCAAAAAGAGGCCAAGGAAAAAGGCGCTTTTGGTATCGGTTACCTACAATATAAGGATGGCGAAGTGAAAGGCTCTGTAGCCAAACCCCTCAGCGAAGAAGAAATTGCCGCTATTGCCGAGCAGATGGGCGCCAAAACTGGCGATGCCGTCATTTTAATGGCTGGCAGTCGCAATTTGGTCAATAAAGCCCTCGGACATGTCCGCGTTTGGGTGGCCCAACAAATGGGCTTGGCCGATGAAGATACCCTGGCCTTCTGCTGGATCGTGGATTTCCCCATGTACGAGTATGATGAGGAAGCCGAAAAATGGGACTTCTCACATAACCCCTTCTCTATGCCTCAGGGCGAGATGGAGGCCCTAGATCAAGCCGCCGCTTCTGGCAATTATGGCGATGTCCTCGCCTACCAATACGATATTGTTTGTAATGGTATTGAGCTCTCTTCTGGCGCTATCCGTAACCACCGCCCCGACATTATGTACAAGGCTTTTGATATCGTTGGCTATAGCCGCGAGGTGGTCGATGAGCGCTTTGGCCACATGATCTCCGCCTTTAAATATGGTGCTCCGCCCCATGGGGGTATCGCTCCTGGCCTCGACCGTATGGTGATGATTTTTGCCGATAAGGAGAATATCCGCGAGGTGATTGCTTTCCCGCTCAACCAACAGGCCAAAGATCCCATGATGGGTTCTCCCGCGCCTATCATGCCCGAACAATGGGAGGAGCTACAACTTCAAGTGGTTCCCAAAAAAGAAGAGGCCAAATAA
- a CDS encoding flavin reductase family protein, translating into MIKTFQAQEIANLPKRQRTTFVNHLSGFKSANLVGSISAEGQENLAIFSSAVHLGANPALIGLISRPFTAEVIRHSLRNIRQQKYFSLNQVHQGIYEQAHHSSARYPDGVSEFEATGLHPQYIADFPAPFVQEAQLKIGLRLEEEIPIIKNGTYLIVAAIEYVELPQAAFDEATGQIDLEKMQAVCISGLDSYHKTEQLQRLPYAKPRQ; encoded by the coding sequence ATGATCAAAACCTTTCAGGCTCAAGAGATTGCCAATTTGCCCAAGCGGCAGCGCACCACCTTTGTCAACCATCTATCGGGTTTTAAGTCCGCCAATTTGGTGGGCAGTATTTCGGCTGAGGGCCAGGAGAACCTCGCCATTTTTAGTTCTGCGGTACATTTGGGGGCCAATCCTGCCCTCATTGGCCTTATTTCTCGGCCCTTCACGGCCGAAGTGATTCGCCATAGTCTGCGCAATATTCGGCAGCAGAAATACTTTAGTCTCAATCAAGTGCATCAGGGCATTTATGAGCAGGCCCATCATAGCTCGGCCCGTTATCCCGATGGAGTTTCAGAATTTGAAGCCACAGGCTTGCACCCCCAATATATTGCTGATTTTCCAGCTCCTTTTGTCCAAGAGGCCCAATTAAAAATAGGCTTGCGGCTAGAAGAGGAAATCCCCATCATAAAAAATGGGACCTACCTCATTGTTGCGGCCATAGAATACGTAGAGCTGCCCCAAGCCGCCTTTGATGAAGCAACTGGACAAATTGATTTGGAGAAAATGCAGGCCGTTTGTATTTCGGGTTTAGATAGCTACCATAAAACGGAGCAATTGCAGCGCCTGCCTTATGCTAAGCCTAGGCAATAG
- a CDS encoding NAD kinase: protein MRIALFSRFLKKEQQQLVQEVFDALARRPEWELYIYQEYYDSFMGRIKINNPYYCFQTHEDFRAAELDCCITLGGDGTILEAVTYVRDTGVPILGLNMGRLGFLAMIEKHRIEESLQAFEQGALVEDKRVLLQLESSSPLFGSANFALNDFAILKRDTSSMVIIHTYVNGEFLNSYWADGIIVASPTGSTGYSLSCGGPIIFPRSGNFIITPVAPHNLNVRPIVLSDDVVISFEVEGRAEHFLCTLDSRYRAIQASCQLAIRKCDFQTTLLRPDDRNFLYMIRKKLHWGTDSRNY, encoded by the coding sequence ATGCGTATCGCTCTGTTTAGCCGCTTTCTAAAAAAGGAACAACAGCAGTTGGTCCAAGAAGTCTTTGATGCCCTCGCTCGCCGCCCCGAATGGGAACTCTATATTTATCAAGAGTACTACGATTCTTTTATGGGCCGCATTAAAATCAATAATCCCTATTATTGTTTTCAAACGCATGAGGATTTCCGCGCTGCCGAACTCGATTGCTGTATTACTTTGGGCGGAGATGGGACCATTCTAGAAGCGGTGACTTATGTCCGAGATACTGGAGTCCCTATTTTGGGCCTCAATATGGGCCGCCTCGGCTTTTTGGCCATGATCGAAAAGCACCGAATAGAAGAGAGTTTGCAGGCCTTTGAGCAGGGCGCTTTGGTAGAAGATAAACGGGTGCTTTTGCAGCTAGAGTCTTCTAGCCCCCTCTTTGGCAGCGCCAATTTTGCCCTCAATGATTTTGCTATTCTCAAACGAGATACCTCTTCTATGGTCATTATTCACACCTATGTGAATGGCGAGTTTCTCAATTCTTATTGGGCCGATGGGATTATTGTGGCCAGCCCCACAGGCTCTACGGGCTACTCCCTGAGCTGTGGGGGACCCATTATTTTTCCCCGCTCTGGCAATTTTATCATCACGCCCGTAGCCCCGCACAACCTCAATGTCCGCCCCATCGTCCTTTCCGATGATGTGGTCATCTCTTTTGAAGTGGAGGGCCGAGCCGAGCATTTTCTCTGCACCTTAGATTCTCGTTATCGGGCCATTCAGGCCAGCTGCCAGCTGGCGATCCGCAAATGCGATTTCCAAACGACTTTGCTCCGCCCCGATGATCGCAACTTTTTGTACATGATCCGTAAAAAGCTGCATTGGGGGACCGATTCTCGGAATTATTAG
- a CDS encoding BamA/TamA family outer membrane protein: MRFLLFIFFLLSFGQLAQAQLPYVRIDSLILSDIEGGKLRTKAKTLAAYLPFSVGDSVRLNELQEQLDLAQQTLLNSRLFKTVVVRVKEWEGKSIVLGIELDETLGLYPIPMIELADRNFNVWWKSFNFDLRRVNLGLWGLWRNPRGYNDLLKLIGQVGYSPKVELVYVMPPLGNKNAWGYSIEGLWSNNKELAYGIADNKRLFYRDLNSKSPQFDRLRFRLGLYFRQDVWSQQQLTLGFHNYGVSDSIFAQNADFLLGKARQRDFRLRYSWSKDRRDFRNYPFQGYYLQAETEKKGLGIFNELNQWTLGGHLGYYHKFGGGYWSVGGQLSGKLSLLRQKQAFFEQEALGFEEELVRGNQYYVIYGQDYLLWRSDLNVKLMELGERDAPFMALHLRYHLDYGYVWDRFYQQQGSLVNRSLWGTGPAIDLGLMQYRFVLQFEYSLNQSRETAFFFRLKMNL, encoded by the coding sequence ATGCGTTTTCTTCTTTTTATCTTTTTCTTGCTGAGCTTTGGCCAGTTGGCCCAGGCGCAGCTTCCTTATGTCCGTATCGATAGCCTTATCCTCTCTGATATAGAGGGGGGAAAGTTGCGGACCAAAGCGAAAACCCTGGCCGCCTATCTGCCCTTTAGTGTAGGCGATAGCGTTCGGCTCAATGAGTTGCAAGAGCAGCTGGATTTGGCCCAACAAACTTTACTCAATAGCCGCCTGTTTAAAACGGTGGTGGTCCGAGTAAAAGAATGGGAGGGCAAGAGCATTGTTCTAGGCATCGAACTAGATGAAACTCTAGGCCTTTATCCCATCCCTATGATCGAACTAGCCGACCGCAACTTTAATGTTTGGTGGAAGAGCTTCAACTTTGATCTCCGAAGAGTGAATCTGGGCCTTTGGGGCCTTTGGCGCAACCCAAGAGGCTATAACGACCTGCTCAAACTGATTGGGCAAGTTGGCTATAGCCCCAAGGTCGAATTGGTTTATGTTATGCCCCCGCTAGGCAATAAAAACGCTTGGGGCTACAGTATAGAGGGCCTTTGGTCCAATAATAAAGAGCTCGCTTATGGAATAGCCGATAACAAACGCCTTTTTTACAGAGACCTCAACAGCAAAAGCCCACAGTTTGACCGCCTGCGCTTTCGATTGGGCCTTTATTTTCGCCAAGATGTATGGAGCCAACAGCAACTGACCCTAGGTTTTCATAATTATGGGGTTAGCGATTCTATTTTTGCCCAAAATGCCGATTTCCTTTTGGGCAAAGCCCGCCAAAGAGATTTTCGCCTGCGCTATAGTTGGTCCAAGGACCGCAGAGATTTCCGAAACTACCCCTTTCAGGGCTATTACCTACAAGCCGAAACCGAGAAAAAAGGCCTAGGTATCTTCAATGAGCTCAATCAATGGACCTTGGGCGGACATCTGGGCTATTATCACAAATTTGGCGGTGGCTACTGGAGCGTGGGCGGCCAATTGAGTGGCAAACTGAGCCTGCTCCGACAAAAGCAAGCCTTTTTTGAACAAGAGGCCCTAGGTTTTGAGGAAGAATTGGTGCGGGGTAATCAATATTATGTAATTTATGGACAAGATTATTTGCTCTGGCGCAGCGACCTCAATGTCAAATTGATGGAATTGGGCGAGAGGGATGCCCCTTTTATGGCCCTGCATCTGCGTTATCATTTAGATTATGGCTATGTTTGGGACCGCTTTTATCAGCAGCAGGGCAGTTTGGTCAATCGCTCGCTTTGGGGCACTGGTCCAGCTATTGACCTCGGCCTGATGCAGTACCGCTTTGTGCTCCAATTTGAGTATAGCCTCAACCAATCTCGAGAAACTGCCTTCTTTTTCCGCCTCAAAATGAATCTCTAG